Part of the uncultured Anaeromusa sp. genome is shown below.
ATCCATTAGGTATGAACAAGAGTCGCGACGAGAACCGGAGGGTTCGAATGAGGGTTGCGAAGAAATCAAAAGAAATTGAGAGGGTGATTGCCTTTAACAAGGATGGTCCGGCTGAACATACCAAAAAAACAGGGAACCGATGATGCAATAAACGCTCCGACAAATTACGACAGCGCTGGACGCGCTTAGTGCCGGCTGCGCTATGGATGGCATTGCAACCGGCATCTATTTCACTACCAGACGAGAAAGAAAACGCAGGAATAGCGGCGCTATGCCGAGGCTTTCTGACGATGTATGGGATAAAAAGAGATAATTTGACGTGAGATGTGAATGCATCAACGATTCCCTAAATTACATAGCCGCCCAAGGAAGCAGCAGCTTTCTTGCTTCCTCGCGCCAAGCTGTAAACGCCGGCAGCAGCACCTGCGCCAGCACCTGTTTCATCTGTGGCAGTTCCCCTTCAGCAAACGCGTCCTGCATACCGGAAATAGCGTCTCGCAAGTCTCGCAATACTTGCACTAACTGTTCTTTGCGCTCTTCCACGAAAAATTCCGGCAGCAATTCCGTTAAACGCCCCGCAGCCATGGCGAAATCGCTGAAGAGCTCTTTCCCCGCTTCCAGCTTCAGTTCATCCAGCTGTGCCCGCATGTACTGCAGCGCCTCTTCCATCGTTTCCATAATTTCCAGCATCCGCCGGGCTAAATCTCGTTTTTGTTCATCTGTAACTTCCATGTGCTTCCTCCTTCGCGTTGCCGCGATTTATCATCCTTGACAAGGGAAGATTTCGCTCTTGCTAATACAGTTCCCTGCTAAAATCAAAATTCTGCCAAATTTTAATACTCCTCCTGCGTACCCTTCCGCGAGTCCTCGTTAAATCTTATAACTCCGCCGAACCCTCCCTCTACTCACTCTACTCCTGTTAAAAATCAGCCCCGCGGCCTCTTGCGTTCCCTTTCGCAACCCCAGAGTCTTGCTTTGCGCTCTATCTCCCTCTAGCCCTCTAAGTCTATCCCGGCCCGCCAAACGTCCTGTTCTCCATCTTGGTTGCGTGAAGCGCTGTTTCTTGCCAATACGAGTATGCTACAATATATAAAACAAAACATAAGGAGGGATGGCATTGCTGCACCTGGCGGTTTGCGACGACAGAACCGAAGACCGAGAACGGCTCTGCCGTCTGCTCGAAGAATACGGACAACATAATAACCTCGAGCTGTCAGTAGATCAATGGAGCACTGGCGAAGACTTCTTACACGCCTTTGTCCCCGGACGCTACCAGCTACTATTTCTAGACATCTACATGAATCAACTCAACGGCGTGGAAACAGCCCGCACGATACGGGAACAAGACGAAAACTGCGCCATTGTTTTTGTTACCACAAGTCAGGAACACGCCGTAGACGGCTTTAACGTTAACGCTCTGCACTACCTCCTGAAACCCATTACCGCAGCGCAGCTAGACACAGTATTCCAACGTTTGACGCGCCTCCAAAAAAAAGAGCCTGCGTATATCACCGTACGATCACAACGGCTGGAAGTACGCTGCAACGCAGATGAGATTGTATTCGCCGAGATCTATGACAAGCTGTGCTTGATACATACGAAAACCAACACCATTCAAACCTATACCCCCTTGGACGAAATCGAGCGGCAGGTTCCTGTCAACCTATTTTTGCGCTGCCATCGCAGCTATTTGGTAAACATGAGTTACATTACCCGAATGGAGGATACGCAGTTCACTGTTCACGACCAGCACCTCATCCCTATACGCAAAAACGACAGGCAAACGCTTAAACAGCGCTACTTAGACTATCTTTTTGCGACCACCAGGAGCAGTGACGCCGAGCATTATGATTGAAACAATTTTAGCCTGCATATACTTGATTTTATCCATAGTACCCTTCAGTTTCCTGCGATACTACCCTTTTTTAAAAAACCTGCGCTTTTCCCTGCGCACGGTCTGCCTGCTGTACACTGGAGTCGTGCTTTTAGAGCTGCTCGTCATGGTGCTGATGCGCTACTACGGGCTTTGGTCTTCTGACATTTACAGCGCCTATCGCTTTTTCTTCGCCATCGCCTTCGGCGTACTCTCCTTTTGGCTGATCAAAGCCGACTTCTTTAAACAATTTTTTGTCTATACCATGACGGTGACCTATGTGATCTTCGTATGCGGAAATGCGCATTTTTTTGAATTTCTCGGCATTGTATACTGGGAAGAAGCGCCGGACCTGCTTGTTGCCAATATCGTCATCATCCTGCAACTTCTTCTGACGTACCCCCTTGTTTTTCGTTTTCTTAAAAACAGAGTCATTCCGCTCTTAACTCTGGACAGTCCGGTCTGGAAGTACATCTGGACCCTTCCCAGCATGTTTGTAGTCGGCTCTTTCCTCTTCGGCTCCGAGCTAAAGGCAGACGTCATCTGGAACTGGCGCTACCTTGGTTACCGCATGATCGCGAGCGCTGTCGTCATGATCAGCTACTATATCCTGGTGAAAATCATGGAGCAAACTCGGCAAAATACCGTTTTGCAGGAAAAAATCCGCACCTCCCAGGAAGTACTGGAAATGCAGCGCCAGCATTATCAACTGCTTACCAACCGCATCCAGGAAGCCCGATCTATCCGCCACGACTTTCACCATCACCTGTTGGCCATGCAAGCGTATCTGGACGGCAAGCAATACGAACAACTCACAGACTACCTTTCCCTATACGCCCAGGAGTTCTCTTCGCCGTCTCAAGCGCCTCTGTGTCGGCACTATCTGGCCGACGCCGTTTTACAGCACTACCAAAGCCAGGCCAACGAACAAGGCTGCGAGTTCCGCACCTTCATCGATATCCCGCCCCAAGTCAGCATAAGTGATTTGGACTTATGCATCGTCCTCGGAAATTTGCTGGAAAACGCCTTAGAGGGAAGCCGACGGGTGGCGCAAGACGAGCAGGTCCTGCACCTGCACCTAAAGCAGCATGGCGAAATGCTGCTGCTGACGCTGGACAACCGTTTTGACGGCAGCCTTCATTATCGCGAAGGCACCTTGCTTTCCCATAAACGCGGCGGCGCCGTCGAAGGAATCGGCCTGCAAAGCGTCCGCGCCATCGCCGAAAAGTACCAAGGCGTCCTCCGCATCGAACCGAACGCCAATGTGTTCAAAGTCTCCGTCATGCTTACCTTGCCCTCAAACGAGAATTGAACACTAAATCCTGCTTAAGGACGCTAATGAACCGCGAAACACACGAAAGACGCGAAAGAGTTTTATAAGGAATTTAGTTCCGCCTTTTATTCCTGTTAAAAATCGTACCCCGTACCACTCCTTCGTACCCTCCCTTTACTCCCTCTACTCCTGTTAAAAACCCGTATCCCTCCCTCGACTCTTGTTCGCCTTGATTCGTTTCCTGAAGCTTCCAACTAAAAAGTACCCGGCACAGATCATTCTGCCGGGTACTTTTATCGTTTACTGCCAAAATGGCATCACCGCAATGGATGTAGTAAAAAAATTTATTTATTGCAGCGTCGTTACTCCAAAAATTGTAAAATCGGATAGACATAGTACTCTCCGCTCAAGGCTCGAACCGTCGCCAGCATAGCGCAGCCTAGCCACAAAAGTCCGCCGCCAATGACGACGATCCACGCTGCGGTTTCTGTCGCCATTAGCAAAGAAAGAGCCAAAACAAGCGCGATCATTGCTGGCGCTAGGAACAGTTGAAAAAGAACGGCCTGCTTCGCATGATGCGCAACAAATATGTCTTTGCGCTTATAAAGCCAGATTGCCAGCGGCAGCAGAAAAAAACCCAGGCCCCCGAAAAAGCAGCCGCAATGGGCCGCAGCCGCCAACATTTTTTGTCCCCCTGATAGGTTTGCCATACTGCCTAGTCGTCCTGCTATTTTCCCGCG
Proteins encoded:
- a CDS encoding LytTR family DNA-binding domain-containing protein — encoded protein: MALLHLAVCDDRTEDRERLCRLLEEYGQHNNLELSVDQWSTGEDFLHAFVPGRYQLLFLDIYMNQLNGVETARTIREQDENCAIVFVTTSQEHAVDGFNVNALHYLLKPITAAQLDTVFQRLTRLQKKEPAYITVRSQRLEVRCNADEIVFAEIYDKLCLIHTKTNTIQTYTPLDEIERQVPVNLFLRCHRSYLVNMSYITRMEDTQFTVHDQHLIPIRKNDRQTLKQRYLDYLFATTRSSDAEHYD
- a CDS encoding GHKL domain-containing protein, with product MIETILACIYLILSIVPFSFLRYYPFLKNLRFSLRTVCLLYTGVVLLELLVMVLMRYYGLWSSDIYSAYRFFFAIAFGVLSFWLIKADFFKQFFVYTMTVTYVIFVCGNAHFFEFLGIVYWEEAPDLLVANIVIILQLLLTYPLVFRFLKNRVIPLLTLDSPVWKYIWTLPSMFVVGSFLFGSELKADVIWNWRYLGYRMIASAVVMISYYILVKIMEQTRQNTVLQEKIRTSQEVLEMQRQHYQLLTNRIQEARSIRHDFHHHLLAMQAYLDGKQYEQLTDYLSLYAQEFSSPSQAPLCRHYLADAVLQHYQSQANEQGCEFRTFIDIPPQVSISDLDLCIVLGNLLENALEGSRRVAQDEQVLHLHLKQHGEMLLLTLDNRFDGSLHYREGTLLSHKRGGAVEGIGLQSVRAIAEKYQGVLRIEPNANVFKVSVMLTLPSNEN
- a CDS encoding DUF4870 domain-containing protein codes for the protein MANLSGGQKMLAAAAHCGCFFGGLGFFLLPLAIWLYKRKDIFVAHHAKQAVLFQLFLAPAMIALVLALSLLMATETAAWIVVIGGGLLWLGCAMLATVRALSGEYYVYPILQFLE